TAAACCCTGGTTCTCATACTCTCATACCACCCACTAACCGCATGACCTTATTATTACGCAACAGTAATTAACTCGAGTTCGATATGTATCCTTTTCAACAGTAAGACTTATTGCAAGGCATTGGTTCTCCTATTCATGCTGAAAGTAACATttctaggctgtgtttagttcccaaaaacttCCCCCCaaactccaaactttccatcacatctccatcacatcaaaacattaaatatagcaaatgactcatgcatggagtactaaatgtagttaaataaaaaaactaattacatagttttgatgtacgttgcgagacgaatcttttgagcctagttaggtcatgttaggacattatttgccacaaacaaacgaaacgtgctacagtgcgctacagtgactgatgtgacttttcgcatccactttttacactctttttacggaactaaacacacccctacTAGAAAAGGTATCTTCCATTCCATATCCCTGCTGGCACGCAATTCAGTCGTGCCTATTAATTAGGCGAATGTGATTTAACACAACATCACAACCACATTATACTAGCATGTTACCAAAGGACATGAGGGACATGATAAAGAGTGACATACATTATTACTACCGCACACAAAATCTCTAACTTTCACCCATAATTCAGCAGAAAAAAAAGTTCAATCATCATTCCTCACTAAATAAACTAAACCATCCATACCATATACCCCCATTCTCACCTCTCTTCTTCACATGACCACTGAATCATCTATCCATTTGCTACTACAGTAGTAGTGCCATAATAAAAGGAATATTTTTCTTTAggaaattaaaagaaaaacaagatgCAGGCAGGCAGGCTCCTTGATTTCATCACCCGGCTCTCACAAACTCCAAGGGGAATCAACCAAGAAACGCTCACCTTTTAAACACCCCAACCGAAACCTCCAAAGGCCATCGCCATTTCCTTCCTTTCCTCCCTCCCAATCCCAACGCCGCTTCCTTGTCTCCCTTGCACGCTCACcaaacgcgcgcgcgcgcgtcgcctcctatgctcgccggcgtcggccgGCGATGCCAACCACCACCCCGCCGAAGCGCccctccgccggcggccgcctgcgccgcctcctcgcctcccTCCGCCCGCCGGCCCGCGCGGGGCCGCTCCCCGTCCAGACCGGCTTCCCGACCTCCCTCGCCGACCTCGTCGTCAAGAACCATGGCCGCCTCAACTCCTCCCTCAAGAAGCCCAGGAGGCGGCACCGCGCAGCTGCCGCCCCCGCGCCACCGGTGGTCGCCTCCGCGGAGCCGGCGTCACAGCGAAGTCGGCAGCTTGCGCTGCCTCAGGCCgcggcggtgccggcgccggcacgcCCCAAAGGCGCGGGCTTTAGCATCCGGCCGGAGCTCCTGGCGGTGGCGCTCGCGCTGGTGGTGATCTGGAGCAAGCAGCTGGTGGCCGCGGCCACGCTCGCGTCGGTGGCGCTGTTCTGGATCGAGTCCGTCAGTTCCCccgcctcccgccggcggccgccgctggAGAAGAAttcgcgcggccgcggcctcgtCTCGCCGATTCGGGAGGCGGAGTCGCCGGTCGagacgccgaggcggagctaCTCCGCGTCCGACACGGGGAGCGAGGTCTCCTCCCGCTGGACCGCCGACACGACCGACCTCGCCGGCAACGAATCGGGCTCCACCAGCCCGagcaagaggaaggagaagaggagttCGCTTCGGAAGCTGCTCGCCAAGAAGCTGCAGAACGGCAAGAGACCCAAGGAGGGCAGCAAGGACTCCCGcacgggcgccgccggcgaggtcagcGCCCCCGAGCCTGCTGCCCCCGCCGAGGGGACGGCGCCACTGCGGGAAGCGGTCACCGGCGAGGGGTGCCACCGTCGACGACGAGCGGCCGCATTGCCGATGGCGGCGTTCGTGCCGGTCATCCTCGCCGGCCTCGGGGCCGGGAAGCTCCCCGCGGTGGCGCTCACCGTGCTCTGCGCCGTGTTCTTCACCTCAGTGGAGAGAGCACCGGACGCCGCAGCTCCGGCAAGTGGCCATGGGAGTGATCCGAGGTAGCAGCAGCGGCCTCCGGTCCGGAGCTCAGTCAGATTCCCACAAAACCGAGGGAACcttgcagattttttttttcattttagttTGTTGCATTGTTGGTTGTAAATTAGCGCCACGAGAAGATTGGACACAAACAAGCGAGTGTACACAGATTCTTGGTTTCTTTTTGCCGGAACATTTGTAATTGCATTCCTTCTTGAATCCGAATAAGAAGTGAAATGACAAGAGAAAAGCTGTTTGCCCTGTTCCTGAAAAGTTCGATTGCCCTGCTGCACACAAGAACAGCTGCTCCTCCCTGGCAGCGACCGGAGGCTAAACAAACTGGTGGTCACGCAGGCCGCGACGCTACGCGGTTGGATGGATGCTCGTCTTCTCTCTCGCGAAGATCGGAACAGATCAGGATTGAGCTTGTGCAGAGTGCAGACCTGAAACCCCACATTCTGATGTAGCTTCCGTACGCGGAGTCGCGTACAGTGTACTTGTGTCTCACGAGGACCTCGTGGCGGGTTTGGCCGTGGTGAgtggcgacgccgccggcctgccgccGCTTTCCTTGCCTGTCTGGGCATGTCGCCTCGACCTCGATCCATCAGACTTGAGACTTGATACCAGTCAGACGGCCGGACTGAATGCAATTATTCAGTTTTTGTAGGTGTGTTTCTGTACTCGATCAATGTTCTGATGATATCTGCACGCGTGGCCACACCAGTCGCTTAATGAAACCGAGAAATTGGTTGGAGATCCGTGGCAAATAATCGACCGGTTAGAGATCTTCTTGTCTGGAGAGGTGGCCAGAGACAGCGATTTGTTTAGGAGGAGATCGCGATCCTGAGAACAATCAATCTGCGTCTAGCGCTTGATGTCAGTGGTTGGGTTTCAGGATTTCAGTCTCCCAGTCCCAGCTGAATGATTGGTTCTACTCTGAAGCTTCAAGGGCCTTGTGTATGCTTCTTCCGGGAAGTTGCCCTCGTCGGTGTTAGGGGGATCCTCGTGTCTCTGAACCTCGAGTTATCccattacaattacaatgatacGAACCATGCGGCTAGCAAATGAACAATCTGATCTACAGTGTTCCGTTCCTTTCCTTCGTTGATATCGTCACAAGGCAATGCTTGTCCAGTTGCTACAGGCGGCCAAGGCAATGCTGCAACGCGTCGGCAGCTCAACCACCGTTTTCCTTTTCTGCTGCGAGAAGGGCCGGGCCAACAACACTTGCAGCAGCGCAGCACACGAGCCGAGGCCCAGCCCAATCACTTGAAGCCCATCGGGACTGCCAGCCACTCCAATCATATGCCACGATGAGTGATTGATTTTATTTGGaccggaaaaaaaaagaagaaggaaaaggccCGAGCTCTTCAAGGGAATGCATTCAGGGAACACGTAACATGTGCATGTCAATCTCAAACTTGCTTTCCAAAAATGGTTGTGATTTGGAATTTCTATCATCCATGCGCCTGAAATGAGAATTATCTTGGACAGGTACTTGATGGGTTACTGAGCACATGTACCGTCGAGGTCCATGCACAACCAGCTGCCCTCCTCCCCAGTTGTTGAAATTTAACCATAGGGCAAGAGCAATGCGTAAAGACAGACAGCGGGCACAACTTGTCTCAATTTGTTGTTGGATCACGTTGAAAACCTTTCCACGGTTCGTTTCACTGAAACCACCGAAATGTTTGCGAGTTTGTTCATGATGAAGGTGACACGAGGTCCTTGGGAGGGTACAACTGTAAACCAGGGGGTGATCTATAAAAACACAACAGTGGACTCGGTGTgggggccgtcgccgtcgcgtaTACAAAAGCCGGCGCCTTTGTCCTCCCCATCTCCCCGTTCCTCGCCCACCTCCGAGCTCCCAAGGcgaagcaggggcggcggcgagcgggaggcTAGCCAGTGGAGTCTCCTTCTCTTGCGCGGCCCCCCGTGCCGGAAGCACGCGGCAGCCCTCTTCATCTCACCTGCGGGagacgccggcgccggagccggcaTTCTACTTCATTGCGCTGGTGAGTTGGCATCAGGGAATTCCCTTCTCTCTCAGTCGccctcttcaaaatttttcacttAGAGCTCTGCTCTGTCTCCGTAGTCCGAGATCCGTGCCAGTTTTGGGGTTTAGATCCGTCCTGAGCGCCGCATTGACCGGCTGTGACCTCAAAGGCGGCGGCTTGGCCCGAGATTTGGGCCCATTCGCTCCTCCTCTGTGTGTTCATCCAGGGTGAAGCTATCCCTGAGATTAAAATTGTGTACACAATGCTGCTTGTTCCAAGCCAAGGTCTTACCTTTGGAACTGGGGAATCATGAACTCTGGTTGTGTATGCTTGGAGAAAGGAATCTGGGGTGTGCAGTATTGTCTGATGTTTTTGAACTAGATGCTTGAGTAATTTTAATTTACATTGGGGAAAAGGATCTTGCAAGCTTTGCTCCGGTGCTCGCTTTCATTTAGAATGTCAACACGGCCAACTTTTGTTCAAGGCATTTGTCCCTTGATTATATATGccacatctttttttttatttttctttgaaaCAAATATATGCCACATCTTGAGATGCTCGATTTCACTTTTTTCTCCGTGGCTCACTACCTGTTTGGACAATTGATTTGGGGATCACTTACGTCCCAATTTTAGTCTAAAGTGGTCATCCTAGTTGTTGAACAGTTGATACAGGGATCACTTATGCCCCATGTTTAGTCTAAAGTGGTCACCAATCACTGGTTTAAGTCCCAGGCAGCACACAGCTTTTTCTTGGATTCCGATGGGATGCCCAAACAGGTGGTTCCTAGCTGTGGTTCTTTTGGATTCTTTCTCAACTTGATCGAAATAGAGAGTCAAATTGCACAAGAATATATAACGGATGAAAGCTTGTGCCATGTGCTCCTGTCTGTGAAATTGATTGTTTGGATTTGCCTAGATATTTTGTGTGGACAGGCCAGATCGTGAGTGCTGGACTGTCTGAGTTCTCTGTTTTGTGGTGCTCTGGTACATCTTGAGTCCTTGGAACACAGGCCTAAAATGGCCACAGAACATAGTTTTGGCCTTTTGGGGCCCAAAATCCTGATAGAATAGTAATGCCAGTCGTCATGATCACTGGCTGTTTGTTTAAGCAGTAGTGGGCCAAGAACCTTGTCTAGTTAAATATTGGGCACACTATGAGGTTTTTTGGGTCCAAATCGTGACATGGATGTGGAAGTATGTTGGTCTGTAATCACTTTGAGGATCAATTACATCGCCAAATTTGGGCAAAGTACCCACCACTAATATAGTTGGCAGTCTGGCACTAGTTTAACACATAGTTTCATTTGTCACTGTCGGGTTCTTCTATACTTAGGCAGTTGGGCTCAAACATATTTCCTGTTATTTTTATCCAAAATCTCATTTTGTGAATGCAACGCCCTCATGCTTTAAATTTTGATTATCACAGCCATCATTGTCTGAAGAAAATGGTTGCGGCAGCCTTTACAGTGGATTTAGACAAGCCTCTTGTATTCCAGGTAGAATAACTCTTGTCTTGAAGTTTTATCCAAATGGAAATTTCATCTTTAGCATGTTACAACTAAACATTACTTCTTTGTATACCACATGTTTTTTCATGCATTTATATCAAAACATATAATCTCTGGTTGGCTGCCAAGAGTTCAGTTGTTACTAGCGTTGTTTGGTTATTAACTTTTGATGTCTATTATGTGTTTCTCACGTAGATTATAAAATACATACTAGAATTTTGACATTATTTACATGGCTGAAAATGGTGATTCAGTTAATCTCCATGATGTCACTATGCACACCTTTCAGCTGGCATTCTTGATGCATGAAGTCTTTCCCAAATGCGAGTTTTCGTTTTAATTGGCGATTTGATGCCTGGAAGAATATTTTGTACTTTTCTTAAATTTTCAGGTTGGCCATCTAGAGGAGCAGTATCAGGAATGGGTTCACCAGCCGGTTGTTAGCAAGGAAGGGCCACGATTTTTTGAAAATGGTGTATTGGAGGTGAAATATATTCTATCTATTGCACTGTATAGAATCTACAACCCTGAAAACTCTGTTCTGATGAGTGGTTTATGGTTCAGTT
The nucleotide sequence above comes from Panicum virgatum strain AP13 chromosome 3K, P.virgatum_v5, whole genome shotgun sequence. Encoded proteins:
- the LOC120700207 gene encoding uncharacterized protein LOC120700207 translates to MPTTTPPKRPSAGGRLRRLLASLRPPARAGPLPVQTGFPTSLADLVVKNHGRLNSSLKKPRRRHRAAAAPAPPVVASAEPASQRSRQLALPQAAAVPAPARPKGAGFSIRPELLAVALALVVIWSKQLVAAATLASVALFWIESVSSPASRRRPPLEKNSRGRGLVSPIREAESPVETPRRSYSASDTGSEVSSRWTADTTDLAGNESGSTSPSKRKEKRSSLRKLLAKKLQNGKRPKEGSKDSRTGAAGEVSAPEPAAPAEGTAPLREAVTGEGCHRRRRAAALPMAAFVPVILAGLGAGKLPAVALTVLCAVFFTSVERAPDAAAPASGHGSDPR